A genomic segment from Ruegeria sp. TM1040 encodes:
- the ftsZ gene encoding cell division protein FtsZ — protein MTLNLSMPGQEELSPKITVFGVGGAGGNAVNNMIAKQLEGVDFVVANTDAQALQQNAAKNRVQLGVKVTEGLGAGARPSVGSAAAEESIEQIVDHLAGAHMCFITAGMGGGTGTGAAPIIAQAARELGVLTVGVVTKPFQFEGAKRMRQAEEGVESLQKVVDTLIIIPNQNLFRLANEKTTFTEAFSMADDVLYQGVKGVTDLMVRPGLINLDFADVRAVMDEMGKAMMGTGEAEGEDRAIQAAEKAIANPLLDEISLKGAKGVLINITGAHDLTLFELDEAANRIREEVDPNANIIVGSTLDTEMEGKMRVSVVATGIDASEDANEVPVPRRPMSAPLTKTVSVEENRQAPLELTEQVDAPTPVAAQAGAGQEPSLFSEFDADEGAASDDVIEDTNEAADANDGLPPPAYQPQAQQPAPQPQPQPAQPAVTQAEVFVAPRAPAPGTPSQDAIVRLREAAQRHQASQQPQRPAQQPAAAAPQQERRSAEAQEQRRFGLNSLINRMTGHPQETSQNRPQAAQRVQPSMQSAQPQQAEQPHDEDQERIEIPAFLRRQAN, from the coding sequence ATGACCCTGAACCTTTCGATGCCCGGACAAGAAGAGCTGAGCCCCAAGATCACCGTCTTTGGGGTTGGTGGTGCGGGCGGGAACGCCGTCAACAACATGATCGCCAAGCAGCTCGAGGGTGTGGATTTTGTTGTTGCCAACACCGACGCACAGGCGTTGCAGCAAAACGCAGCCAAAAACCGGGTGCAGCTCGGCGTCAAGGTGACCGAAGGCCTTGGCGCAGGTGCACGCCCCTCGGTCGGCTCTGCTGCCGCTGAGGAAAGCATTGAGCAGATCGTTGACCATCTCGCGGGCGCGCACATGTGCTTTATCACCGCTGGCATGGGCGGGGGCACCGGAACCGGCGCCGCCCCGATCATCGCGCAGGCCGCGCGTGAGCTTGGTGTGCTGACCGTCGGGGTTGTCACTAAGCCGTTCCAGTTCGAAGGCGCCAAGCGGATGCGCCAGGCCGAAGAGGGCGTCGAGAGCCTTCAGAAGGTTGTTGATACGCTTATCATCATTCCGAACCAGAACCTGTTCCGTCTGGCCAATGAGAAGACCACCTTCACCGAAGCCTTCTCTATGGCGGACGATGTGCTTTATCAGGGTGTCAAAGGCGTGACCGACCTGATGGTGCGTCCGGGCCTCATCAACCTCGACTTTGCGGATGTACGTGCCGTGATGGACGAGATGGGCAAAGCGATGATGGGCACTGGTGAGGCCGAGGGCGAAGATCGCGCCATCCAGGCCGCCGAAAAAGCCATCGCCAACCCGCTGCTGGACGAAATCAGTCTCAAGGGCGCCAAGGGCGTGCTCATCAACATCACCGGTGCGCATGATCTGACCCTGTTTGAACTGGACGAAGCGGCCAACCGCATTCGCGAAGAAGTTGATCCCAACGCCAACATCATCGTGGGCTCCACGCTCGACACCGAGATGGAAGGCAAGATGCGCGTCTCCGTGGTTGCAACCGGGATTGATGCGTCTGAGGATGCCAATGAGGTGCCGGTCCCGCGTCGCCCGATGTCCGCGCCGCTGACCAAAACCGTGAGCGTCGAAGAAAATCGTCAGGCGCCGCTTGAACTCACTGAGCAGGTAGACGCTCCGACGCCCGTCGCCGCGCAAGCCGGTGCAGGCCAGGAACCTTCGTTGTTTTCCGAGTTTGACGCTGATGAAGGCGCTGCAAGCGACGATGTGATCGAGGACACCAACGAAGCTGCAGATGCCAATGATGGCCTGCCGCCCCCGGCGTACCAGCCGCAGGCACAGCAGCCCGCACCTCAGCCGCAACCGCAGCCTGCACAACCGGCTGTGACCCAGGCCGAAGTCTTTGTGGCACCGCGCGCCCCGGCTCCGGGCACCCCGTCGCAGGATGCCATCGTGCGCCTGCGTGAGGCGGCACAGCGCCACCAGGCCTCGCAGCAACCGCAGCGCCCGGCACAGCAACCCGCCGCAGCGGCGCCGCAGCAAGAGCGTCGCAGCGCAGAAGCGCAGGAGCAGCGCCGTTTCGGCCTGAACTCGCTGATCAACCGGATGACTGGCCACCCGCAAGAGACGTCGCAAAACCGTCCTCAAGCGGCGCAACGGGTCCAGCCCAGCATGCAGAGCGCACAGCCGCAGCAGGCTGAGCAGCCCCATGACGAGGATCAAGAGCGCATCGAAATCCCGGCATTCCTGCGCCGTCAAGCCAACTGA
- a CDS encoding YigZ family protein produces the protein MTKKTEAAEKALTKLGVVLTDRGSKYAVSGAPVQSREEVDAVLSTLKEDRSYAKATHNTWAAMLPSGGLKADDGESGAGMVILRMMEREALSNHVIIVTRWYGGKKLGGDRFRRVQDAVRAYLDAG, from the coding sequence ATGACAAAAAAGACAGAGGCCGCCGAGAAGGCGCTTACAAAGCTTGGTGTGGTGCTCACGGACCGAGGGTCAAAATATGCTGTAAGCGGTGCCCCTGTGCAAAGCCGGGAGGAGGTGGATGCGGTGCTGTCCACGCTCAAGGAAGACCGCAGCTATGCCAAGGCAACGCACAATACCTGGGCTGCCATGCTTCCGAGCGGTGGGCTCAAGGCCGATGATGGGGAAAGCGGAGCAGGCATGGTGATCCTGCGGATGATGGAGCGCGAGGCCCTCAGCAATCATGTGATTATCGTCACGCGCTGGTATGGCGGCAAGAAACTGGGCGGCGACCGCTTCCGACGGGTGCAGGACGCGGTGCGTGCCTATCTCGACGCTGGCTGA
- a CDS encoding DUF6455 family protein yields the protein MIDPDKLKTHAALFDRMGKAVGLDLEEEAISGSLQFEEIAEAVLRCTRCACLKTCSRYLGTLTQEIDRTPDYCRNSDLLAYLKEERGLAAE from the coding sequence ATGATCGATCCTGACAAGCTCAAAACCCACGCCGCCCTCTTTGACAGAATGGGCAAGGCGGTTGGGCTCGACCTTGAAGAAGAGGCCATCAGCGGCTCGCTTCAGTTTGAAGAAATTGCCGAAGCGGTTCTGCGCTGCACCCGTTGTGCGTGCCTCAAAACCTGCTCGCGCTACCTTGGGACCCTGACCCAAGAGATAGACCGCACCCCGGACTATTGCCGCAACTCCGACCTGCTTGCCTATCTCAAGGAAGAACGGGGCTTGGCGGCAGAATAA
- a CDS encoding outer membrane protein assembly factor BamD → MIGIRAAAKGIGVVALMATLAACGGADGDAQRSSLDLEGFSPAQIYERGEFELARSREKDAAYFFSEVERLYPYSEWAKQSLIMQAFTYHQAEDYENSRSAAQRYIDFYPTDADAAYAQYLLALSYYDQIDEVGRDQGLTFQALQALRTVIEVYPESEYASSAILKFDLAFDHLAGKEMEIGRYYLKRQHYSAAINRFRVVVEDFQTTSHTAEALYRLIEAYLSLGLTDEAQSAGAILGHNFQSTDWYEDGYRLLTAQGLKLKDRGNNWLAKIYRQSIKGQWL, encoded by the coding sequence ATGATCGGCATCAGGGCAGCAGCCAAAGGGATCGGAGTGGTCGCGCTGATGGCGACCCTTGCCGCATGCGGCGGCGCGGATGGGGATGCGCAGCGGTCGTCTTTGGATCTTGAAGGGTTCTCGCCCGCCCAGATTTACGAGCGCGGCGAATTCGAACTGGCCCGCAGTCGTGAAAAAGATGCGGCCTATTTCTTTTCCGAGGTCGAGCGGCTCTATCCCTATTCCGAATGGGCCAAGCAGTCCCTGATCATGCAGGCCTTCACCTACCATCAGGCCGAAGACTACGAGAACAGCCGTTCCGCCGCGCAGCGCTATATTGACTTTTATCCGACAGATGCTGATGCCGCCTATGCGCAGTATCTTCTCGCCCTGAGCTACTATGACCAGATTGACGAAGTCGGGCGTGATCAGGGGCTGACCTTCCAGGCTCTGCAAGCGCTGCGGACCGTAATCGAGGTCTATCCCGAGAGCGAATATGCCAGCTCTGCCATCCTCAAGTTTGATCTCGCCTTTGACCACCTTGCGGGCAAAGAAATGGAAATCGGTCGCTATTATCTGAAACGCCAGCACTATTCGGCAGCGATCAACCGCTTCCGTGTGGTGGTGGAAGATTTCCAGACAACGTCCCACACGGCAGAGGCGCTCTATCGCCTGATCGAGGCGTATCTGTCGCTTGGTCTCACGGATGAGGCGCAGTCTGCTGGCGCGATCCTCGGTCATAACTTCCAGTCGACTGATTGGTACGAGGATGGCTATCGGTTGCTGACCGCTCAGGGGTTGAAGCTCAAGGATCGCGGCAACAACTGGCTTGCCAAGATCTATCGTCAGTCGATCAAGGGCCAATGGCTCTGA
- a CDS encoding nitroreductase family protein, producing the protein MPQRNDAALDFLQTRRSRPAKTLQAPAPTRAELMPLLTAAARTPDHGKMEPWRFIVVEKAAMQRLGDLTAEAGLRLGKSPEDIAKARSQFDLGQLAVVVVEIQKESPKIPPIEMTYSAGAVCLALLNAALAAGWGANWLSGWMSHDRGFCEAAFDLAENERIAGLIHIAAEGAAPPERPRPDVTALTTWVET; encoded by the coding sequence ATGCCGCAACGCAATGATGCCGCTCTCGATTTTCTGCAAACCCGCCGGTCCCGCCCGGCCAAGACGCTTCAGGCTCCCGCCCCGACCCGTGCAGAGCTGATGCCGCTCTTGACCGCCGCCGCGCGTACGCCCGACCATGGCAAGATGGAACCCTGGCGGTTCATCGTGGTCGAGAAAGCTGCCATGCAGCGGCTCGGCGACCTGACCGCCGAGGCCGGCCTGCGGCTTGGCAAGTCGCCAGAGGACATCGCCAAGGCGCGCAGCCAGTTCGATTTGGGCCAACTGGCTGTGGTCGTCGTCGAGATCCAGAAAGAGAGCCCAAAGATCCCGCCGATCGAGATGACCTATTCCGCAGGTGCGGTCTGCCTTGCCCTGTTGAATGCCGCGCTAGCTGCGGGTTGGGGCGCAAACTGGCTCTCTGGCTGGATGAGCCATGACCGGGGCTTTTGTGAAGCCGCCTTTGATCTGGCCGAGAACGAGCGTATCGCCGGTCTCATCCATATTGCCGCCGAAGGCGCCGCGCCGCCGGAACGTCCGCGCCCCGATGTGACGGCGCTTACCACATGGGTCGAGACATGA
- a CDS encoding EI24 domain-containing protein, giving the protein MIFTAFGKALGQIGDPRFQRVLLLGVGLTFALLVAAYVGLLVLIQMFVGPETSLPLIGQVTWLNDLLSVGSFFFMMLLSVFLMVPVASAITSMFLDEVAAAVEAKHYPGLPPVPGLSVWEGVKDTVNFLGVLITANVLALVLYVMFPPAAPFIFWGLNGFLLGREYFTLAAARRVGLIEAKRLRRRHGATIWAAGVLMAMPLSIPLVNLLIPILGAATFTHIFHALWRWR; this is encoded by the coding sequence ATGATTTTCACCGCCTTTGGCAAAGCCCTTGGCCAGATTGGGGATCCGCGGTTTCAGCGGGTCCTCCTGCTTGGGGTGGGGCTCACCTTTGCTCTGCTGGTCGCGGCATATGTCGGGCTTTTGGTCCTGATCCAGATGTTTGTGGGACCTGAGACCTCGCTGCCGCTGATTGGTCAGGTTACGTGGCTCAACGACCTGCTGTCGGTGGGCTCCTTCTTCTTCATGATGCTGTTGTCGGTGTTTCTGATGGTACCGGTAGCTTCGGCGATCACATCCATGTTTCTTGATGAGGTCGCCGCCGCCGTCGAAGCCAAACACTATCCAGGCCTGCCTCCGGTGCCGGGGCTGTCGGTCTGGGAGGGCGTAAAAGACACGGTGAATTTCCTCGGCGTGCTGATCACCGCCAACGTGCTGGCCTTGGTGCTTTATGTGATGTTCCCCCCTGCCGCGCCCTTTATCTTCTGGGGGCTCAATGGGTTCTTGCTTGGGCGGGAGTATTTCACCCTCGCGGCCGCCCGTCGGGTCGGCTTGATCGAGGCCAAGCGCCTGCGCCGTCGCCATGGGGCGACGATCTGGGCGGCGGGCGTGCTGATGGCGATGCCCTTGTCGATCCCACTGGTGAACTTGCTGATCCCGATACTTGGCGCGGCAACCTTCACGCATATCTTCCACGCGCTCTGGCGCTGGCGCTGA
- a CDS encoding chloride channel protein, with product MARRESSPLSEYLANTKARLRDARRVLVHRGPSQLQFWLIALVIGVLAGFAALFFRKGITALQGAVYGAEDVDYLHSFAATLPWYVLLLVPVFGGLIVGIILHRFTPDGRVRSVADVIEGAALRDGRVEIREGLASACASFLTLSTGGSSGREGPVVHIAGMISTWVSDRIRADGITGRDLLGCAVAAAVSASFNAPIAGALFAMEVVLRHFSVNTFAPIVVASVAGTVINRLEYGDVTEFVLTTPGALQFYVELPAFLMLGLICGVVAVVLMHSIFLADRVGTAVQSALGMPRWLRPTVAGFLLGLVAIWYPHIIGVGYETTVLALSGSLLLSQAILFTIVKVAAVSITMGGRMGGGVFSPSLMVGALTGLAFGLIATNFLPDVSGTHTLYAFAGMGAVAAAVLGAPISTTLIVFELTGDWQIGLAVMVSVSMSTALASRMVDRSFFLTQLEKRDLHCAAGPQAYLLGTLRVGKVMRPLADSDPESAQALIDEGIAISPTSTLEAALPIFDRAGVEYIPVVTEEEFSEETGEPLMTLIGVLHHVDSLKAYNSALVAIAAEEHR from the coding sequence ATGGCGCGACGGGAAAGTAGTCCCCTGTCTGAATATCTCGCCAATACCAAGGCGCGCTTGCGGGATGCCCGTCGTGTATTGGTTCACCGTGGACCAAGTCAGCTGCAATTCTGGTTGATTGCTCTGGTCATTGGGGTGCTCGCTGGCTTTGCCGCTTTGTTCTTTCGCAAAGGCATTACCGCGCTACAAGGGGCCGTCTACGGCGCCGAGGATGTGGACTACCTGCATAGTTTCGCCGCAACGCTGCCGTGGTACGTGCTGTTGCTGGTGCCGGTATTCGGCGGGTTGATCGTCGGGATCATTCTGCACCGCTTTACGCCAGACGGGCGGGTACGATCCGTCGCCGATGTGATCGAAGGCGCGGCCCTCAGAGATGGGCGCGTCGAGATCCGCGAGGGGTTGGCCTCGGCCTGCGCGTCCTTTTTGACCCTCTCGACCGGGGGCTCTTCCGGGCGCGAGGGGCCGGTGGTCCATATCGCAGGCATGATCTCTACCTGGGTGAGCGACCGCATCCGTGCCGATGGCATCACTGGGCGGGACCTCCTGGGTTGCGCGGTTGCGGCAGCGGTTTCTGCCAGTTTTAACGCCCCGATTGCCGGCGCTCTTTTTGCCATGGAAGTGGTGCTCAGGCATTTTTCCGTAAACACCTTCGCGCCCATCGTGGTGGCCTCGGTGGCAGGCACTGTCATCAATCGGCTTGAGTATGGGGATGTCACGGAATTTGTGCTCACGACGCCCGGTGCGTTGCAATTCTACGTCGAGTTGCCAGCGTTCCTGATGCTTGGTCTGATCTGTGGCGTCGTCGCGGTTGTGCTGATGCATTCAATCTTTTTGGCGGATCGGGTGGGGACGGCTGTGCAATCGGCGCTTGGCATGCCGCGCTGGTTGCGCCCGACCGTAGCTGGGTTTTTGCTTGGTCTGGTCGCAATCTGGTATCCGCATATCATTGGTGTTGGATACGAGACGACCGTGCTCGCCCTGTCTGGGAGCCTGCTGCTCAGCCAGGCTATCCTGTTCACGATTGTCAAAGTGGCTGCAGTCTCCATCACCATGGGCGGGCGCATGGGGGGCGGGGTGTTTTCCCCCTCGTTGATGGTTGGGGCGCTGACCGGGCTTGCCTTTGGCCTCATTGCGACGAATTTCCTGCCGGATGTCTCGGGTACGCATACGCTCTATGCTTTTGCGGGGATGGGCGCTGTCGCCGCTGCGGTGCTGGGTGCGCCCATTTCGACCACGCTCATTGTGTTTGAACTGACAGGCGACTGGCAGATCGGCCTTGCGGTGATGGTATCGGTGTCGATGTCCACGGCGTTGGCCTCGCGGATGGTGGACCGCTCGTTCTTCCTGACCCAGCTTGAAAAACGCGACCTGCATTGCGCGGCGGGTCCGCAGGCCTACCTCTTGGGCACTCTGCGGGTGGGCAAGGTCATGCGGCCCTTGGCGGATAGTGATCCCGAGAGCGCACAGGCGCTGATCGATGAAGGCATCGCCATCAGCCCCACCTCCACGCTGGAGGCGGCGCTGCCGATTTTTGACCGGGCAGGGGTGGAGTATATCCCGGTGGTCACTGAAGAAGAGTTCTCAGAAGAGACCGGAGAGCCACTGATGACCCTGATCGGCGTGCTCCATCATGTAGACTCGCTCAAGGCATACAACAGCGCGCTCGTGGCCATTGCGGCCGAAGAACACCGGTAG
- a CDS encoding M48 family metalloprotease, with amino-acid sequence MRRFLILFVLLVAGCTGVDPNNPQYRAFVAVAEDVEPVGEAQCRSKDPERNCDFQIQLDLNPSAPANAFQTVDRSGRPVVIFTRSMLDSFRNPDEMAFVMGHEMAHHILEHLDQQRINAVKGAVFLGELVSLEGGTPEQVANAQYVGAVVGSRSYSKAFELEADALGTLITYQAGYRPSVGVKFFEEIPDPGDVFLGTHPANPDRIRIVQRTIRKYGLN; translated from the coding sequence ATGCGCCGTTTTTTGATTCTTTTTGTGCTGTTGGTCGCCGGCTGTACCGGCGTTGACCCCAACAACCCGCAATACCGTGCGTTTGTTGCGGTTGCAGAGGATGTGGAACCCGTTGGCGAGGCGCAGTGCCGCAGCAAGGACCCCGAGCGCAACTGCGATTTTCAGATCCAGCTGGATCTCAATCCCTCCGCCCCCGCAAACGCCTTTCAGACGGTCGATCGCAGTGGACGACCTGTGGTGATCTTCACGCGCAGCATGCTCGATAGTTTTCGCAATCCTGACGAGATGGCGTTTGTGATGGGGCACGAGATGGCGCATCACATTCTCGAGCATCTCGACCAGCAGCGGATCAATGCGGTCAAAGGTGCGGTCTTTCTGGGCGAGTTGGTATCGCTCGAGGGAGGCACGCCCGAACAGGTCGCCAACGCGCAATATGTCGGCGCCGTGGTTGGCTCGCGCAGCTATTCCAAAGCGTTCGAGTTGGAGGCGGATGCGCTTGGAACGCTCATCACCTATCAGGCGGGGTATCGCCCCAGCGTCGGGGTGAAGTTCTTCGAAGAGATCCCGGACCCGGGAGATGTATTCCTTGGCACCCATCCGGCCAATCCCGACCGCATCCGTATCGTGCAAAGAACGATCCGCAAATACGGTTTGAACTGA
- a CDS encoding DUF167 domain-containing protein: MAKPKARDLADLRDLAQPGAQIAVRVTPKAAQNAVLRKRDEIKVLVTTVPEGGKANADVVALLSRALGVSPSRLTLLRGATSRDKVFLVTAP; the protein is encoded by the coding sequence ATGGCAAAACCAAAGGCACGAGATTTGGCGGATCTTCGGGACCTTGCGCAACCCGGGGCGCAGATCGCTGTACGAGTGACGCCCAAGGCGGCGCAGAACGCGGTGCTGCGCAAGCGGGATGAGATCAAGGTGCTGGTCACAACGGTCCCGGAAGGGGGCAAGGCAAATGCTGATGTGGTCGCACTTCTGTCCCGCGCACTCGGGGTCTCACCGTCGCGGCTGACACTCCTGCGTGGTGCGACAAGTCGCGACAAGGTCTTTCTTGTCACCGCCCCTTGA
- the lpxC gene encoding UDP-3-O-acyl-N-acetylglucosamine deacetylase, with product MRHIVQNTLKAAVTFEGTGLHSGKPAKMVVHPAPAGHGITFVRVDIALGNTLIPARWDMVERTALCTRLVNGAGVSVSTVEHIMAALAGCGVHNARVEIDGPEVPIMDGSSAEFVREIMATGIQRLGVPVRAWKVLKPVMVETEDARATLLPCDRLKISFDIDFAEEGIGHQSRELDLRNGTFARELCDSRTFCRRADVETMQANGLALGGVPGENAVVFDGPTVHAGSGLRHPDEPVRHKMLDALGDLALAGAPIFGHYVGERAGHSLTNTLLRALFDTPGAVREVTCDPIMTARLPGQGLVWSEIPAQVRRVA from the coding sequence ATGAGGCACATTGTGCAGAATACGCTCAAAGCAGCAGTCACCTTTGAAGGCACCGGCCTGCATTCTGGCAAACCGGCCAAGATGGTTGTGCATCCGGCTCCGGCTGGTCACGGCATCACCTTCGTGCGTGTGGACATTGCTCTGGGCAATACCCTCATTCCGGCACGCTGGGATATGGTGGAGCGCACCGCGCTCTGCACCCGCCTCGTAAACGGGGCCGGGGTATCCGTGTCGACGGTCGAGCACATCATGGCAGCGCTTGCAGGCTGTGGTGTTCACAATGCACGTGTGGAGATCGACGGGCCCGAAGTTCCGATCATGGACGGCTCCTCGGCAGAGTTTGTGCGTGAGATCATGGCCACGGGTATTCAGCGCCTTGGCGTCCCCGTGCGCGCCTGGAAAGTGCTGAAGCCGGTTATGGTTGAAACCGAAGATGCGCGCGCGACATTGCTGCCCTGCGATCGACTAAAAATCTCCTTTGATATCGACTTTGCGGAAGAAGGTATTGGCCATCAGAGCCGTGAGCTGGATCTGCGCAACGGTACCTTCGCGCGCGAACTTTGCGACAGCCGCACCTTCTGCCGCCGCGCAGATGTCGAGACGATGCAGGCCAACGGTCTTGCGCTTGGTGGTGTGCCGGGCGAAAACGCGGTCGTGTTTGATGGCCCCACCGTGCATGCAGGGTCCGGCCTTCGCCATCCTGATGAGCCTGTGCGTCACAAGATGCTGGATGCGCTTGGTGATCTTGCATTGGCGGGCGCGCCGATCTTTGGTCACTATGTTGGTGAACGGGCAGGGCACTCGCTCACCAATACGCTTCTTCGTGCGCTTTTTGACACCCCTGGCGCAGTGCGCGAAGTCACCTGCGACCCGATCATGACCGCGCGCCTGCCTGGTCAGGGGCTCGTCTGGTCCGAAATCCCCGCGCAGGTGCGCCGCGTCGCCTGA
- the recN gene encoding DNA repair protein RecN, whose amino-acid sequence MLRALDIRDLLIIDHLELSFQPGLNVLTGETGAGKSILLDSLGFVLGWRGRAALVRQGADQGEVVAEFDLPEGHAARAVLEEAGLPVSDTLLLRRVNTSDGRKTAWVNDRRCSGEVLRALSDTLLELHGQHDDRGLLNPRGHRAMLDDFANVQAQLDEVRAAWGAAARARKQVEETRAALESVRAEEEFLRHSVSELDKLSPEPGEDESLDTRRRQMQAAERIRGDIARAHGLLSEGAEGAMGEAQRWLEAVSGDAGEALDAPLAALSRAMIELGEAQDGVERFLEGLDFNPGDLEDCEERLFAIRALARKHDVQPDDLADHADVLREKLQALDAGDQNLADQEDALRAAEATYAAAAERLSAKRRDSAATLDAAVMAELAPLKMERAVFETKITEAEPGPDGVDEVAFTVATNPGAPAGPLNKIASGGELSRFLLALKVCLRGEDAAKTLIFDEIDRGVGGATADAVGRRLKALADGSQVLVVTHSPQVAAQGAHHWRVQKSVTEGVTLSQVVPLNEGERVDEIARMVSGDKITPEARAAAKALLADV is encoded by the coding sequence ATGCTGCGCGCGCTTGATATTCGCGACCTTCTGATCATCGACCATCTGGAGCTGTCGTTCCAGCCGGGTCTGAACGTGCTGACCGGGGAAACCGGCGCCGGTAAATCCATCCTTCTTGACTCTCTGGGCTTTGTGCTGGGCTGGCGCGGGCGGGCCGCTCTGGTGCGGCAAGGGGCGGATCAGGGCGAGGTCGTGGCCGAGTTCGATCTGCCGGAAGGGCACGCGGCGCGTGCGGTACTCGAGGAAGCAGGGCTGCCGGTCTCTGACACATTGCTGCTGCGACGCGTGAACACGTCAGATGGGCGCAAGACCGCCTGGGTGAATGATCGACGCTGCTCTGGCGAAGTTCTGCGGGCGCTCTCGGACACATTGCTGGAGCTGCATGGTCAGCACGACGATCGAGGTCTGCTGAACCCGCGTGGCCACCGGGCGATGCTGGATGACTTTGCCAATGTTCAGGCGCAGCTTGATGAGGTGCGCGCTGCCTGGGGGGCCGCGGCCCGCGCCCGCAAGCAAGTGGAAGAGACCCGCGCCGCTCTGGAGAGCGTGCGTGCAGAAGAAGAGTTCCTGCGCCATTCTGTGTCGGAGCTCGACAAACTCAGCCCCGAACCCGGCGAAGACGAAAGCCTCGACACCCGCCGGCGCCAGATGCAGGCCGCCGAGCGCATCCGCGGCGATATTGCCCGCGCGCACGGTCTGCTATCGGAAGGCGCCGAAGGCGCGATGGGCGAGGCGCAGCGCTGGCTTGAGGCGGTTTCCGGAGACGCAGGCGAGGCGCTTGATGCCCCGCTGGCCGCACTGAGCCGCGCGATGATCGAACTTGGCGAAGCGCAGGATGGCGTCGAGCGCTTTCTGGAAGGATTAGATTTCAATCCCGGCGATTTGGAAGACTGCGAGGAGCGCCTCTTTGCCATTCGCGCATTGGCGCGCAAACATGATGTGCAGCCGGATGATCTGGCCGATCACGCGGATGTCCTGCGCGAGAAACTGCAGGCGCTGGATGCTGGGGATCAGAACCTCGCGGACCAGGAAGATGCCCTTCGCGCAGCGGAGGCGACGTATGCGGCGGCTGCCGAACGCCTATCGGCCAAACGGCGGGACAGTGCCGCAACGCTTGACGCAGCCGTGATGGCAGAACTGGCGCCGCTCAAGATGGAGCGCGCAGTGTTTGAAACCAAGATCACGGAGGCCGAGCCCGGCCCGGATGGCGTGGATGAGGTCGCGTTCACTGTTGCCACCAACCCAGGCGCGCCTGCGGGTCCGCTGAACAAGATCGCTTCGGGTGGCGAGCTGAGCCGCTTTCTCTTGGCGCTCAAGGTCTGTTTGCGGGGCGAGGATGCCGCAAAGACGCTGATCTTTGACGAAATCGACCGTGGTGTTGGGGGCGCAACCGCCGATGCGGTCGGGCGCAGACTGAAGGCGCTTGCCGATGGCAGTCAGGTATTGGTCGTCACACATTCTCCTCAGGTTGCTGCGCAAGGAGCCCACCATTGGCGGGTCCAGAAATCCGTGACCGAGGGCGTGACGCTGTCGCAGGTGGTGCCCCTGAATGAGGGCGAGCGCGTCGATGAGATCGCGCGCATGGTCTCTGGTGACAAGATCACACCAGAAGCCCGCGCCGCCGCCAAAGCGCTTCTGGCAGACGTCTAA